A stretch of Natronococcus sp. CG52 DNA encodes these proteins:
- a CDS encoding bifunctional nuclease family protein yields the protein MNASIDAVRVAGTPQGPVPVVILAVDGENDIVPIFIGFNEATSIARGLEAEDIGRPLTHDLLLDVMEELGSRIDRIVVNGIEQQADGRGGTYIADLHLQTPRGETVVDARPSDSLALAARTNAPIEVTEDVFEDGRDDSEKFEHLESIRNVSGEF from the coding sequence ATGAACGCATCTATCGACGCGGTTCGCGTCGCGGGGACCCCGCAGGGACCGGTGCCCGTGGTCATCCTCGCCGTCGATGGGGAGAACGACATCGTCCCCATCTTCATCGGGTTCAACGAGGCGACCAGCATCGCGCGGGGACTCGAGGCCGAGGACATCGGCCGACCGCTGACCCACGACCTGCTGCTCGACGTGATGGAGGAACTCGGCAGCCGGATCGACCGCATCGTCGTCAACGGGATCGAACAACAGGCGGACGGGCGCGGTGGCACCTACATCGCCGACCTTCACCTCCAGACACCTCGCGGCGAGACGGTCGTCGACGCGCGGCCGAGCGACTCGCTCGCGCTCGCCGCCCGCACGAACGCCCCGATCGAGGTCACCGAAGACGTCTTCGAGGACGGACGAGACGACAGCGAAAAGTTCGAGCACCTCGAATCCATCCGCAACGTCTCCGGTGAGTTCTAG
- the hisE gene encoding phosphoribosyl-ATP diphosphatase, translating to MEDTLDDLFAVIEDRKETLPEDSYTASLFTHEKGENAVLEKLGEETTELVLAAKDDDRDEIAYEAADIVYHLLVLLSMKDMDLEELEAELEARR from the coding sequence ATGGAAGATACACTCGACGACCTGTTCGCCGTTATCGAAGACCGCAAGGAAACGCTGCCCGAGGACTCCTACACCGCGTCGCTGTTCACCCACGAGAAGGGGGAGAACGCGGTGCTCGAGAAACTCGGCGAGGAGACCACCGAACTCGTGCTCGCGGCGAAAGACGACGACCGCGACGAGATCGCCTACGAGGCGGCCGACATCGTCTACCACCTCCTCGTCCTGCTCTCGATGAAGGATATGGACCTCGAGGAACTCGAAGCGGAACTCGAGGCGCGACGCTGA
- a CDS encoding four-helix bundle copper-binding protein, whose product MALERLEHADEHMQECIDNCLEAAQVCEWCADACAGEGEGMARCIRLCRDVADVTTLHARFMARNSGYHRELASICADLCEECAEECEQHDHDHCQACAEILPECAESCREMASA is encoded by the coding sequence ATGGCACTCGAACGACTCGAACACGCCGACGAGCACATGCAGGAGTGTATCGACAACTGCCTCGAGGCCGCACAGGTCTGCGAGTGGTGCGCCGACGCCTGTGCAGGTGAGGGCGAGGGGATGGCCCGCTGTATCCGGCTCTGTCGGGACGTGGCGGACGTGACGACGCTGCACGCGCGGTTCATGGCCCGCAACTCGGGCTACCACCGCGAACTCGCTTCGATCTGTGCGGATCTCTGCGAGGAGTGCGCCGAGGAGTGCGAACAGCACGATCACGACCACTGTCAGGCCTGCGCGGAGATCCTGCCGGAGTGTGCCGAGAGCTGTCGCGAGATGGCGTCAGCCTGA
- a CDS encoding DUF5518 domain-containing protein, with translation MTNWRAVIIGFLVATVLGIVGLALPGIGQLAAGLIGGFVAGYIAGGGLGSGFWHGLLAGALGGIVGGLLLALVVGVAGWAGGPIGGAITGIAGLGIFAIAVIVSFIMALESAVAGAIGGVLNPGRPDRTGRPADRY, from the coding sequence ATGACAAACTGGCGCGCCGTCATCATCGGCTTCCTCGTCGCGACCGTCCTCGGAATCGTCGGGCTCGCCCTGCCGGGAATCGGCCAGCTCGCCGCGGGACTGATCGGCGGCTTCGTCGCCGGCTACATCGCCGGCGGCGGTCTCGGGAGCGGGTTCTGGCACGGCCTGCTCGCCGGGGCGCTCGGCGGTATCGTGGGAGGGCTACTCCTCGCGCTCGTCGTCGGCGTCGCCGGCTGGGCGGGGGGTCCGATCGGCGGTGCGATCACCGGCATCGCCGGTCTCGGGATCTTCGCGATCGCCGTGATCGTCTCGTTCATCATGGCCCTCGAGAGCGCCGTTGCGGGAGCCATCGGCGGCGTCCTCAATCCCGGTCGACCCGACCGAACGGGTCGTCCCGCCGACCGGTACTAA
- a CDS encoding NOG1 family protein, with translation MIFEDLPTTPTSEELIDKAFSRAARAGRSKHSLEAQQSMLQTAANIISDNLENVVTAWPDFAYEDDVHPFYYELADAIVDVDRLRQSLSEVMWASRKAREIHEEYQPKLRKTDVDTARKHRKQAFARLADIVEQVDDELIYINKSRNDLRDLPEINPDEPTIVVAGYPNVGKSSFVNDVTNARGETASYPFTTRGIGLGHFERDHIRYQIVDTPGLLDRPPAERNEIETQAVSAIEHLADCMLVVLDPSAECGYPIESQLELRDAIAARFEDVPVLTIANKVDRAEHWNADVDADYEMSVETGTNVETVLKAAVEAIGYEPELPFEE, from the coding sequence ATGATTTTCGAAGACCTTCCGACGACGCCCACGTCGGAAGAGCTGATCGATAAGGCGTTTTCGCGGGCGGCCCGGGCCGGGAGGTCCAAACACAGCCTCGAGGCCCAGCAGTCGATGCTCCAGACCGCGGCGAACATCATCTCGGACAATCTCGAGAACGTGGTCACCGCGTGGCCGGACTTCGCGTACGAGGACGACGTACACCCGTTCTACTACGAACTCGCCGACGCGATCGTCGACGTGGATCGGCTCCGCCAGAGTCTCTCCGAAGTGATGTGGGCCAGCCGCAAGGCTCGAGAGATCCACGAGGAGTACCAGCCGAAGCTTCGCAAGACGGACGTCGACACCGCGCGCAAGCACCGCAAGCAGGCGTTCGCGCGACTCGCGGACATCGTCGAACAGGTCGACGACGAACTCATCTACATCAACAAGTCCCGCAACGACCTGCGGGACCTGCCCGAGATCAACCCCGACGAGCCGACGATCGTCGTCGCGGGCTACCCGAACGTCGGCAAGTCCTCGTTCGTCAACGACGTCACGAACGCCCGCGGCGAGACCGCCTCCTACCCGTTCACGACGAGGGGAATCGGTCTCGGCCACTTCGAACGGGATCACATCCGCTACCAGATCGTCGACACGCCGGGTCTGCTCGACCGGCCGCCGGCGGAACGCAACGAGATCGAGACCCAGGCGGTCAGCGCCATCGAACACCTGGCCGACTGTATGCTCGTCGTGCTCGACCCCAGCGCCGAGTGTGGCTACCCGATCGAGTCCCAGCTCGAGCTGCGGGACGCGATCGCCGCCCGGTTCGAGGACGTCCCGGTGCTCACGATCGCGAACAAGGTCGACCGCGCCGAGCACTGGAACGCCGACGTCGATGCGGACTACGAGATGAGCGTCGAGACCGGTACGAACGTCGAGACGGTGCTCAAGGCGGCGGTCGAGGCGATCGGCTACGAGCCCGAGCTACCGTTCGAGGAGTGA
- a CDS encoding TIGR00341 family protein, producing the protein MRLVQLTVPTGKRQTILETLDDREIDYVVTDEASSRDYTAVVYFPLPSPAVEPVLDELQEAGVDEDAYTVVVDAETVVSRRFEALREEYEEGDVESDRISRQELRTEAESLTPTFGVYSIMTIISSVVATAGLLLDSPAVVVGSMVIAPLIGPALGASVGSVIDEEELFIESMTYQIIGVVLAIGAAAAFALMVRTTNIVPPGLVLAEVDEISERLAPDLLSLAVALGAGVAGIVSIATGISVALVGVMIAAALIPPAAAAGIAMAWGQPDAAIGSTVLVFVNVLSVNLAGLLTLWYLGYRPENLFALGETERRVRKRVVGLVVIVLIFSAFLGAITYTSYQTGSFEENAREEVVLALEEDEFAQYQLLEFEVVMDQDYPFQSPERVVVTIGGPPGEIAPGLGSELRDRIEQHADDPVEVEIRYIAVYEE; encoded by the coding sequence GTGCGGCTGGTACAGCTGACGGTTCCGACGGGCAAGCGACAGACGATCCTCGAGACGCTCGACGATCGCGAGATCGATTACGTCGTCACCGACGAGGCGAGCAGTCGGGACTACACGGCGGTCGTGTACTTCCCGCTGCCGTCACCGGCGGTCGAACCGGTGCTCGACGAACTCCAGGAGGCGGGCGTCGACGAGGACGCGTACACGGTCGTCGTCGACGCGGAGACGGTTGTCTCTCGGCGGTTCGAGGCGCTTCGCGAGGAGTACGAGGAGGGAGACGTCGAATCCGACCGGATCTCCCGACAGGAGCTCCGGACGGAAGCGGAGTCGTTGACGCCGACGTTCGGCGTCTACTCGATCATGACGATCATCAGTTCGGTCGTCGCGACGGCGGGGCTATTGCTCGACTCACCCGCGGTCGTCGTCGGATCGATGGTGATCGCGCCGCTGATCGGTCCGGCCCTCGGCGCCAGCGTCGGCTCGGTGATCGACGAGGAGGAACTGTTCATCGAGAGCATGACCTACCAGATCATCGGAGTCGTCCTTGCGATTGGCGCTGCGGCCGCCTTCGCCTTGATGGTACGGACGACCAACATCGTCCCGCCGGGGCTCGTCCTCGCGGAGGTCGACGAGATCTCCGAACGGCTCGCGCCCGACCTGCTCTCGCTCGCGGTCGCGCTCGGCGCCGGCGTCGCGGGCATCGTCAGCATCGCGACGGGGATCTCCGTCGCGCTCGTCGGCGTCATGATCGCGGCGGCGCTGATTCCGCCCGCTGCGGCCGCGGGAATCGCGATGGCGTGGGGTCAACCCGATGCGGCCATCGGCTCGACGGTGCTCGTGTTCGTGAACGTTCTCTCGGTGAACCTCGCCGGCCTCCTGACCCTCTGGTACCTCGGCTACCGACCCGAGAACCTGTTCGCGCTCGGGGAGACGGAGCGACGCGTCCGAAAGCGGGTCGTCGGTCTCGTCGTGATCGTCCTGATCTTCTCCGCGTTTCTCGGCGCGATCACCTACACCTCCTACCAGACCGGAAGCTTCGAGGAGAACGCCCGCGAGGAGGTCGTGCTCGCCCTCGAGGAAGACGAGTTCGCCCAGTACCAGCTGCTCGAATTCGAGGTGGTGATGGACCAGGACTACCCGTTCCAGAGTCCCGAGCGGGTGGTCGTCACGATCGGCGGTCCTCCGGGTGAAATTGCGCCGGGGCTCGGCTCCGAACTCCGCGATCGGATCGAACAACACGCGGACGACCCCGTCGAAGTCGAGATCAGGTATATCGCGGTCTACGAGGAGTAG
- a CDS encoding ribbon-helix-helix protein, CopG family: MTHRVTVSLDDDAHAALETLGAETGMGQSELVRRALSFYAANFEAARERPSDNLEQYYQMLSSGEHVLLDVDFLHAFLEHLYAGGDPDPAFVEAADRVSDYHAREYEHRFTEVSELLEWLAFCGFLEVRHEAGEVYHVVFPSEAIQWFMTRFIERSTASMPTEIEIERGVSKTIVAEQGND, encoded by the coding sequence ATGACACATCGGGTCACGGTCTCGCTGGACGACGACGCGCACGCGGCCCTCGAGACGCTCGGCGCCGAGACGGGGATGGGACAGAGCGAACTCGTTCGCCGCGCACTCTCGTTTTACGCCGCGAACTTCGAGGCCGCGCGCGAACGGCCGAGCGATAACTTAGAGCAGTACTACCAGATGCTCTCCTCGGGCGAGCACGTGCTGCTGGACGTGGACTTCCTGCACGCCTTCCTCGAGCACCTCTACGCCGGCGGCGACCCCGACCCGGCGTTCGTCGAGGCGGCCGACCGCGTCTCGGACTACCACGCCCGCGAGTACGAACACCGGTTCACCGAGGTCAGCGAACTCCTCGAGTGGCTCGCGTTCTGCGGGTTTCTCGAGGTACGCCACGAGGCCGGCGAGGTCTACCACGTCGTCTTCCCCTCGGAAGCGATTCAGTGGTTCATGACCCGCTTCATCGAGCGCAGTACCGCCTCGATGCCGACGGAGATCGAGATCGAACGGGGCGTCTCGAAGACGATCGTCGCCGAGCAGGGGAACGACTGA
- a CDS encoding Nramp family divalent metal transporter, giving the protein MGITDRLKAVGPGALVAAAFVGPGTVTTASVIGAEYAYLLVWTIAFSILATIVLQEMSARLGLITKEGLGEAFRDEFSNPLAKGATVVLVVSAIGIGTAAFQTGNIVGGAAGLSTITGVSENVWGPLIGLVAGALLWTGNYKLIERVFVGLVVVMGLAFIINAAVVRPDLGALGGGLVPTVPEGSAYLIAGLVGTTVVGYNLFLHASTVQERWDGASDLAECRTDTIAMIVVGGIITTSIVVTAAAVFPEGTGITDVGEMADQLEPVFGGYALTFFAIGLFAAGFTSAMSAPLAGAYATAGALGWERDLKSTRFRAIWGTILGVGIVFSALDYDPVEVIVFAQVANGLLLPILAVFLVYAMNNDDLLGEYTNSTLQNVLGGLVTLVVIGIGVQTLYDVIFL; this is encoded by the coding sequence ATGGGCATCACCGACAGGCTGAAAGCGGTCGGACCGGGGGCGCTCGTCGCCGCGGCGTTCGTCGGTCCGGGAACCGTCACGACTGCGAGCGTCATCGGCGCGGAGTACGCGTACCTGCTCGTGTGGACGATCGCGTTCTCGATTCTCGCGACGATCGTCCTCCAGGAGATGAGTGCGCGGCTCGGCCTGATCACGAAGGAGGGGCTCGGCGAGGCGTTTCGAGACGAGTTCTCGAACCCGCTCGCGAAGGGGGCGACCGTCGTGCTCGTCGTGAGCGCGATCGGAATCGGGACGGCGGCGTTCCAGACCGGCAACATCGTCGGCGGTGCTGCCGGCCTGTCGACGATCACCGGCGTCAGCGAGAACGTCTGGGGGCCGCTCATCGGACTCGTCGCCGGCGCGCTGCTGTGGACGGGAAACTACAAACTGATCGAACGGGTGTTCGTCGGCCTCGTGGTCGTCATGGGGCTGGCGTTCATCATCAACGCCGCCGTCGTCCGTCCGGATCTCGGCGCGCTCGGCGGCGGGCTCGTCCCGACGGTCCCCGAGGGCTCGGCGTACCTGATCGCCGGCCTCGTCGGGACCACCGTCGTCGGCTACAACCTGTTCCTGCACGCGAGCACCGTCCAGGAGCGCTGGGACGGAGCGAGCGATCTGGCGGAGTGTCGCACCGACACGATCGCGATGATCGTCGTCGGCGGTATCATCACGACCTCGATCGTCGTCACGGCCGCCGCGGTGTTCCCCGAAGGAACCGGGATCACCGACGTCGGCGAGATGGCCGACCAGCTCGAGCCGGTCTTCGGCGGCTACGCGCTCACGTTCTTCGCGATCGGCCTCTTCGCGGCCGGCTTCACGAGCGCGATGAGCGCGCCGCTGGCCGGCGCCTACGCGACCGCCGGCGCGCTCGGCTGGGAGCGCGACCTGAAATCGACCCGGTTCCGGGCGATCTGGGGGACGATCCTCGGCGTCGGCATCGTCTTCTCGGCGCTCGACTACGACCCGGTCGAAGTGATCGTCTTCGCCCAGGTGGCCAACGGCCTCCTGTTACCGATCCTCGCCGTGTTCCTCGTCTACGCGATGAACAACGACGACTTGCTCGGCGAGTACACCAACAGCACCCTCCAGAACGTTCTCGGCGGGCTCGTCACGCTCGTCGTGATCGGCATCGGCGTTCAGACGCTCTACGACGTTATCTTCCTCTGA
- a CDS encoding hydantoinase/oxoprolinase family protein: MNDANETTDRRTARNRTEPARTDGGAVDDSSRTRIGVDVGGTFTDVALSVDDSLVTAKVPTTADQHVGVLEGIAKACDRAGIDPGEIDAFAHAMTVSVNALLERGGAKTALVTTEGFGDVLEIGRQNRPDLYDLEAEKPDPLVPRRRRFEVDERTTAEGVERPVDPEEIRGLAATLRERDVESVAICLLHAYADPENERRVAGILREELEVPVSASYEVLAEFREFERTSTTAVDAYVRPAIDRYVGRLVEEATERGIPAPRIMQANGGIADPETVREHAVTTTLSGPAAGVVGAAATVGDEDVEGLVTFDMGGTSSDVSLVRDGEAERTTDAEIDGLPIRTPMVDVNTVGAGGGSIAWVDAGGALRVGPRSSGADPGPACYGRGGTEPTVTDANVVLGYIGPETALGGEMTLDVEAARDALERLADEAGLESALEAARGVYRVANATMTRTVRSVTVERGHDPREFALVAFGGAGPMHAGALAESLEVDRVVVPRPGGVLSAFGLLAADESYDAARTVQVDLANAETGRLEDVYDELVANVLSDVSDSRTAQVERGADCRYAGQSFELTVPVDESFDSDAVRERFHAAHKRAYGYRMDEGIEVVTLRTSATVEGASPTVRHAGSGDARIGTREAQFPGHGARETAVYDRDRLDPGTPVTGPAVLEQAESTTVVPPSWAGEVLEDGTLVMTEAEADQDR; the protein is encoded by the coding sequence ATGAACGACGCAAACGAGACGACGGACCGACGCACAGCACGAAACCGAACCGAACCGGCACGGACGGACGGCGGAGCGGTCGACGACTCGAGCCGGACGCGAATCGGCGTCGACGTCGGCGGTACCTTCACGGACGTCGCGCTGTCGGTCGACGACAGCCTCGTCACGGCGAAGGTGCCCACGACCGCCGACCAGCACGTCGGCGTCCTCGAGGGGATCGCGAAGGCCTGCGATCGGGCCGGGATCGACCCCGGCGAGATCGACGCCTTCGCCCACGCGATGACCGTCTCGGTCAACGCCCTGCTCGAGCGCGGCGGCGCGAAGACCGCACTCGTGACGACCGAGGGGTTCGGCGACGTGCTCGAGATCGGCCGCCAGAACCGGCCCGACCTGTACGACCTCGAGGCCGAGAAGCCGGACCCGCTCGTCCCGCGACGACGGCGCTTCGAGGTCGACGAGCGGACCACCGCCGAGGGCGTCGAGCGACCGGTCGACCCCGAAGAGATCCGAGGGCTCGCGGCGACCCTGCGGGAGCGGGACGTCGAGAGCGTCGCGATCTGCCTGCTGCACGCCTACGCCGACCCGGAGAACGAACGGCGGGTCGCCGGGATCCTGCGCGAGGAACTCGAGGTCCCCGTGTCGGCCTCCTACGAGGTGCTCGCGGAGTTCCGCGAGTTCGAGCGCACGTCGACGACGGCCGTCGACGCCTACGTCCGACCCGCGATCGACCGCTACGTCGGCCGACTGGTCGAGGAGGCGACCGAGCGGGGGATTCCCGCGCCGCGAATCATGCAGGCCAACGGCGGGATCGCCGACCCCGAGACCGTCCGCGAGCACGCCGTGACGACGACGCTGTCCGGTCCCGCGGCGGGCGTCGTCGGCGCCGCCGCGACCGTCGGCGACGAGGACGTCGAGGGGCTCGTCACGTTCGACATGGGCGGCACCTCGAGCGACGTGAGCCTCGTCCGGGACGGCGAGGCCGAGCGGACGACCGACGCCGAGATCGACGGCCTGCCGATCCGCACGCCGATGGTCGACGTCAACACCGTCGGCGCGGGCGGGGGCTCGATCGCCTGGGTCGACGCCGGCGGCGCCCTTCGAGTGGGACCCCGATCCTCGGGTGCCGACCCAGGCCCCGCTTGCTACGGCCGCGGCGGCACGGAGCCGACCGTGACCGACGCCAACGTCGTGCTGGGCTACATCGGCCCCGAGACGGCGCTGGGCGGCGAGATGACCCTCGACGTCGAGGCGGCCCGCGACGCCCTCGAGCGGCTGGCGGACGAGGCCGGCCTCGAGAGCGCTCTCGAGGCCGCGCGGGGCGTCTACCGCGTCGCGAACGCGACGATGACCCGGACCGTTCGATCGGTAACGGTCGAGCGCGGCCACGACCCGCGCGAGTTCGCCCTCGTCGCGTTCGGCGGCGCGGGTCCGATGCACGCCGGGGCGCTGGCCGAGTCGCTCGAGGTCGACCGCGTCGTCGTCCCGCGGCCCGGCGGCGTCCTCTCCGCGTTCGGGCTGCTGGCGGCCGACGAGAGCTACGACGCCGCTCGCACCGTTCAGGTCGACCTCGCGAACGCGGAGACGGGACGCCTCGAGGACGTCTACGACGAACTCGTCGCGAACGTGCTCTCCGACGTCTCCGACTCTCGAACCGCGCAGGTCGAGCGCGGGGCCGACTGCCGGTACGCCGGCCAGAGCTTCGAACTGACCGTTCCGGTCGACGAATCGTTCGATTCCGATGCAGTCCGCGAGCGGTTCCACGCCGCCCACAAGCGGGCCTACGGCTACCGGATGGACGAGGGTATCGAGGTCGTCACCCTCCGCACGTCGGCGACCGTCGAGGGTGCGTCGCCGACCGTCCGCCACGCCGGTTCCGGTGACGCGCGGATCGGAACCCGGGAGGCGCAGTTCCCCGGACACGGCGCGCGCGAGACGGCGGTCTACGATCGCGACCGGCTCGATCCCGGAACGCCCGTCACGGGGCCCGCGGTTCTCGAACAGGCGGAGAGCACGACCGTCGTTCCGCCGTCGTGGGCGGGCGAGGTGCTCGAAGACGGAACGCTCGTGATGACGGAAGCGGAGGCGGATCAGGACCGATGA
- a CDS encoding hydantoinase B/oxoprolinase family protein — protein MNANQPATDGGIDPVTLEVLRNQLESVAEEMGQTLIRGAYSPNIKERRDCSTALFDADGRMIAQAEHIPVHLGAMPEAVDAVREFDPEPGDVFVLNDPFAGGTHLPDVTMVSPIAPEDEAGNDEDRSDREIVGYAVSRAHHADVGGMTPGSMPAGAREIYQEGLRLPPTRLVEGGEIREDVRALVLANVRNPRERRADLRAQLAANDRAADRLAALFDEHGRATVLEGFDAVIDYSAERMRDQIRELPDGTYEATDVLEGDGITDEDIEITVAVTVDGDAIEVDFAGTEGQLTGNLNAPLAVAKSAVYFVVRCVTDPEIPPNHGCYDPVGVRAPDGSLLNPNPPAAVVGGNVETSQRVTDVVFTALAAAAPDRVPAQSQGTMNNLTVGARDGSFTYYETIAGGFGARADKDGMDGVQVGMTNTLNTPVESIETEYPLRIERYALRPDSGGRGAFRGGLGLERTVTVETDATVSLLTERRRHAPSGVAGGESGARGENLIDGESVPAKTTVDVDAGTTVTVRTPGGGGHGNPDDRDPDALEEDRADEKVARGDDE, from the coding sequence ATGAACGCGAATCAGCCCGCTACAGACGGCGGAATCGATCCAGTGACTCTGGAGGTGCTGCGAAATCAGCTCGAGAGCGTCGCCGAGGAGATGGGCCAAACCCTGATCCGCGGGGCGTACTCGCCGAACATCAAGGAACGACGGGACTGCTCGACGGCGCTGTTCGACGCCGACGGGCGGATGATCGCCCAGGCCGAGCACATCCCCGTCCACCTCGGCGCGATGCCGGAGGCGGTCGACGCCGTCCGCGAGTTCGATCCCGAACCCGGCGACGTGTTCGTGCTCAACGACCCGTTCGCCGGCGGCACCCACCTGCCGGACGTGACGATGGTGTCGCCGATCGCTCCCGAAGACGAAGCGGGGAACGACGAGGACCGATCCGACCGCGAGATCGTCGGCTACGCCGTTTCGCGCGCCCACCACGCCGACGTCGGCGGGATGACTCCCGGCAGCATGCCGGCCGGCGCGCGCGAAATCTACCAGGAGGGACTCCGATTGCCTCCCACTCGGCTCGTCGAAGGCGGCGAGATCCGAGAGGACGTCCGGGCGCTGGTGCTCGCGAACGTCCGCAACCCGCGCGAGCGCCGCGCCGACCTCCGAGCCCAGCTCGCAGCGAACGACCGCGCGGCCGATCGACTCGCCGCGCTGTTCGACGAGCACGGCCGGGCAACCGTCCTCGAGGGGTTCGACGCCGTGATCGACTACTCCGCCGAGCGGATGCGCGATCAGATCCGAGAGCTGCCGGACGGCACCTACGAGGCGACCGACGTCCTCGAAGGCGACGGCATCACGGACGAGGATATCGAGATCACCGTCGCTGTGACCGTCGACGGCGACGCCATCGAGGTCGACTTCGCGGGGACAGAGGGCCAGCTTACGGGCAATCTCAACGCGCCCCTCGCGGTCGCGAAGAGCGCCGTCTACTTCGTCGTCCGTTGCGTCACGGACCCCGAGATCCCGCCGAATCACGGCTGCTACGATCCCGTCGGGGTACGCGCCCCCGACGGGTCGCTCCTGAATCCGAACCCGCCCGCCGCCGTCGTCGGCGGGAACGTCGAGACCAGCCAGCGCGTCACGGACGTCGTCTTCACCGCGCTGGCGGCCGCCGCCCCCGACCGCGTCCCCGCCCAGAGCCAGGGGACGATGAACAACCTGACGGTGGGCGCCCGCGACGGCTCCTTTACCTACTACGAGACCATCGCCGGCGGCTTCGGCGCGCGCGCCGACAAGGACGGGATGGACGGCGTCCAGGTCGGCATGACGAACACGCTCAACACGCCCGTCGAGTCGATCGAGACGGAGTACCCCCTCCGGATCGAGCGCTACGCGCTGCGGCCCGACAGCGGCGGACGGGGCGCGTTCCGGGGCGGTCTGGGCCTCGAGCGCACCGTCACCGTCGAGACGGACGCGACCGTCTCGCTGCTGACCGAGCGCCGACGGCACGCGCCGAGCGGCGTCGCCGGCGGCGAGTCCGGCGCCCGCGGAGAGAACCTGATCGACGGCGAGTCGGTCCCCGCGAAGACGACGGTCGACGTCGACGCGGGAACGACGGTTACGGTGCGAACGCCGGGCGGCGGCGGCCACGGCAACCCCGACGACCGCGATCCGGACGCGCTCGAGGAGGACCGCGCCGACGAAAAGGTCGCTCGAGGGGACGATGAATGA
- a CDS encoding maleate cis-trans isomerase family protein has protein sequence MNEPTADGRTRLGLIVPSSNTTAEPEFRRHGPDAATVHAARMPLESVTVDALDAMSRDAVRAAELLGHADVDAVAYACTTGSLIHGPGFDAELEADLADAAGVPAVATARSVCRALEALSAERVAVATPYTAALDEKEREFLEAAGHEVAAIDGRGIEANAEIGALEAADARRQVVDLAAEAAALDENDVDAVFVSCTNYRSLAAVADLEAELGIPVVTSNGATLWDVCRIAGISVDAPGALFQG, from the coding sequence ATGAATGAGCCGACGGCCGACGGGCGGACGCGGCTGGGGCTGATCGTTCCCTCCTCGAACACCACCGCAGAACCCGAGTTTCGCCGACACGGTCCCGACGCGGCGACCGTCCACGCGGCGCGGATGCCCCTCGAGTCCGTCACCGTCGACGCACTCGACGCGATGAGCCGCGACGCGGTTCGCGCGGCGGAACTGCTCGGCCACGCCGACGTCGACGCGGTCGCCTACGCCTGCACGACCGGCAGCCTGATCCACGGGCCGGGGTTCGACGCCGAACTCGAGGCCGACCTCGCCGACGCGGCGGGCGTTCCCGCAGTCGCGACCGCCCGTTCGGTGTGCCGGGCGCTCGAGGCGCTTTCCGCCGAACGGGTCGCCGTCGCCACGCCCTACACCGCCGCGCTCGACGAGAAGGAGCGGGAGTTCCTCGAGGCGGCCGGTCACGAGGTCGCGGCGATCGACGGCCGCGGAATCGAGGCGAACGCGGAGATCGGCGCGCTCGAGGCCGCCGACGCGCGCCGACAGGTGGTCGACCTCGCCGCCGAAGCGGCGGCCCTCGACGAGAACGACGTCGACGCCGTCTTCGTCTCCTGTACGAACTACCGGTCGCTCGCGGCGGTGGCGGACCTCGAGGCCGAACTCGGGATCCCGGTCGTCACGAGCAACGGCGCGACGCTCTGGGACGTCTGCCGTATCGCTGGGATCTCGGTCGACGCGCCGGGAGCGCTCTTCCAGGGGTAA